TTAAGGAAGTTAAGGAGCTAAAACTTGCCAACACACTGTTATGGTCCtttaagattttaaaaggtTTCACACACTGCCTACTGACTAAAGTAATTACATACACCAAATGCCAGAAGTTGTTAATAAAATTGATTATCTTCACCATTATATAATGTCAGTTGTGGCAACAGTCTCCACGCTTTCTGCCTGCAAATGTCATATTTTGGCAACTAGGTCGTTTCCCAGTCCTACCAACCAGTGTTTATACTATGGAGAGAAATACTGTAGGTCATAAGAGAAACAACAGGCCCCACCCTctggtctgcacacacacacacacacattaacttgcacacacactccaccaccCATTTGGCCTCAGGCAGAGGCAGCGTAAGTATAATCACACATAACATTGTCACCATAGCGACCAGTCGGGTGCAGACCTGAAGTGAAGTCatgtttggttgttttctttgcttaaGAACCGCTCGGCTTAGAACTGCTCATCTAACGCGCACTTTAAGTGCAAACTGGGCTGCAAACTGAACCGAACAACAGATCAGTTTATATCTCACAATTTCTCCTAGAACGCCAGATATGATGAGTGAGTGCAGACAGCGCATGTGAACATGAAGGTTGAGCTTTACATCTTTTCAAGTAACATGTGaggtctgactgtgtgttttctcttggccaaaatgacatttttgattAAAGCTCAAGTATCTTTATTCAGTATCTCTGATTTTTGGAGATTATATCGCATTGCAATGCAgaatttatgtatttaaatatgCAATTATGGGTTAAACTTTCTAGCTGCAATAagatttttaaaggttttatacATGCGGTAAGATAGGGAGGTTTCTGGGCAGTAAGTCCCTGATTTTTTCTAAACAATAATCTTCATTATAGGGGgtattttttcatttctaaacACCACAGTAGTCTGCCACTCTCAAAAGAATTGCAGCATCTTGATATAGTTGCTGTTAAGACATTTGGTATCCATTATAGTGTTAGTGTTTCTGATGCCATGTTCATGTCATGTGGGAAGGAAAAGTAATGATGGGAAAGGTTTCCTTGGTTACAGCTTGCATGTGTTTACAGCATCGGACAACTCAGGGCGGTGATTGCCAGTGTCACTGATAACGAGTGTAATTTGCACACTGGATGAAGAGGTATCCAGCATTGAGTTACACGTGGATGACAGGCAGAGTTAGTCATgtgggtgtaaaaaaaaaaaaaaaggtttttgattaaaatggcATCATTTTTCTTGTCTTAAATTATGGGATTTTGGCTGATTTAAGTCctctgtttgttattttcacacACTTCCGTTATGCTATTTTTCACCACAAAGTCagatatttcagattttttagaAATTAGGAATGTCATGATGGGTATTTTATTGGGcctacaaaaaaagaaatacagatgtGGTTACTTCCAAAGTTCCATAGTcgttttattctatttttggGGTGCTTTTTCTGATGAAAATTAGCCTTTAACGAGCACTGTccatgtcaaataaaataataaaatgaaaaataaccaccaaaaaaatcaaagtcagGTTTACCCTGAACCAGTGTGCAAAACTGAAACAACGtgcaattattattatcgtACTTGGACTCTATTTTAAATGTAGTCATGATTCACTGAGTTTAAAATAACTCACATTATTAAAAGACACCGTCTGAGTGCAGAATGTGCCCCCTTGTTTAGttgtgaatttaaatgtttatatttccaACGGCACTTGAAAGCATCACCGCGGTGCTTGGGACTGACAGCCGCCTGCAGTTTGACCTCCGTCGTGCCGCTGCTTGGTAACCTAATTCACACCGGTGACGGCTCCATATATGGTGCAGAGATGACGCCATCACCGCTGTGCCCGGGTacacggagaggaggaggggggaggggtgcTGCGGTTGCGCGTTCGCGTCATGGCTTTTCCAGTGTGCGCGTCCCCACGGGGCTTTACTACCGGATGGGCCATATATGGAGGCTGCGAGTGCGAGTGAGTgacgtggtgtgtgtgtgtgtgtgtgtgcgtgtgtgtgtgtgcgtgtgtgtgtgagagagagagcagaaactcCCGAGAAATTGGAGACACGTTTTCTTCTCCCACGCAAATTCTTCGAACTGCAGGCTGGGTTTTTACCAGAATGTAAACACTGGCTGACATAATCTCACTTTTACTgtttcttttgactttttcttccCTGTCACATTCAATAGCTTCAAATCTGTCAAACACTTCCTCCTCTATTTTAAGGCGGAAATGTGACTTTATCATAAAGAACCTTTCATGTAAAACGATCCTAAAGAAGCATTACAGAAACTTGAATTAATTGCCTTTTATAGATACTGTTAcgtttgattgtttttgttgttttgctataatttaaatacttttttctttatctctcgTGTCataaaatgtgcaataaataatgttttgcTCGCTATTAATAATCTTGATAGCGTTTTGCATGGTATTAATATAAGAATACTTTCACAGTCTTTTGTGTATAAGGCTCAAAATAAAAGACCATCCTTCATGTTTATAAGGAGGAAGagacaataataaaatatagaatataactTTCAGAATCGAATCTTTTATCTCATGAGCTGCTGAAGCagaaatcaaaataataaaagagatCAACTGTGAGAAAAAACGGTAGACGGaacagatggtgtgtgtgtgtgtgtgtgtgtgtgtgtgtgctcgctgTAGCTGTAGCAGGTGTGGGCGGCGCCTGTTTGTCACTTACTGAGGAATGAAGTCCACGTTACGtcaaagaggaaataaaacgCCACCCTGTTACTCGcactctctcatttctctctgagTACACCGACTGGTGAACAGCTGAGTCCGAGCTGAGACAGATTTAAACTACAAACTAAAGTCTAACTCCGGACAAGATACAGCTCGTCTGCTTGTTGAGCCTTTGGTGAAAGTGCCAAAAACAACCGTGCGCAATTACGCATAAAAAAATGAGTGCCACAGCCGCTATGGAAGTGAACGCCGAAGCCAGACGGATCCTGGCAGTGTCGATAAGCAAGCTGTACGCCTCCAGGACCCAGAGAGGTGGACTGAGACTCCACCGGAGCCTTCTGCTCTCCATGGTCATGAGGTCTGCCCGGGACATCTATCACTCCTCCCGGGAGAGCGAGGGGCCATGCGGCGCTCAGGCGACACCGGAGGAGCCGATGGACACCGGCTCCAGCAAGGGGGAACAAACCGGGCTGCCCGAGCCGCAGCCTGAGCCCCAGCCCGCGCTGAACTCAGCCGAGCCGCCCCCAGAGGAGCCGGACAgcgaggaggaagagtgtgatAGTGAATtcacagaggacaaagagaaCTTGAGCCCGACGAGGCAGTCCAGGAAACGCCGGGGCAAGGCGTCGGCGGCGCCTGACTTCCTTCCCAGCAAGAGGGCGAGGCTGGAGCCCGGGGAGGAGAGGTATGCGGCCCCGCTGGGCAGCTGTCGCGCCGGGGCCGGGGAGTCCCTGTCCGCTTTGTCTCTAAATCGGGTTATACCTGCCTTCTGAACAGATGGAAGGAGGAAATAGCCTCCAATGAGACTTTGGAGCGGAGTGATTCTCAACTCCTCGTTAACCTATAAGGGCGGTTTGATCCCTTGGCGCACCAAGGAGCTGACCTACATCGGCGGTCCCGGGACAAAGGGATTACCGGGGCCGTGGTGCGAGCTCTCCGGTCGATCTGAGTGTGCCTGCCGGGCTGGTAAAGCCCCTCCCAGAGATCAACACccagagaaggagaagaaactgAACCGGGCCAGAGGGAGCTACAGGCCGGAAAGTTTGAGGAAGAAACTGAAGGGGAACTCGTTGCGTTTTGTTTCCCGGTGATTCACCTTCAGTAAAATGAGTCCAAACAAGTGACTGCTGCTGActcaaagtgtgtgtatgtgtgaatcaGCAGAGAGTGATGTGAGTCAGTCAGAGGAGAAGTGAAGTGGTAAACAGTTGACCACAGAGCAACTCACACTCAACCAGGACTTCAGGGAATTTCCTGCCTTTGTAGCGGGATAGACACTGAAAGAGGAAGGACAGCTGAGGCAGActcactgccacacacacacacacacacacatttacacacattcaacTGCTGCTGTGGACTTTGATAAATCAATACTACTGCTTGGGGACTGTCCTGTATACTGTGTTCACATggtgctttgaaaaaaaaacaaaaacaaaacaaggctgTCCACATGGTGTTGGAGGCCCAGAAATgtcaactgtgtgtttttatgtcactgAAATGTTCTTGTTCATGTCTGACCTGTGAAAAAATAATGTTACCTCACATTCCAagctgcttttttaaatttgtatGATTTGAATTAATGGTGTGAATATTTGTAATAAACACATTGAAAGGGTACTCAGTGGTCCTGCCCTCTTTGTTCACGAGGTGTTAAAGGTTTAGGTGATGTTTGGAGTTGctgagtaacacacacacacacacacacacacacacacacacactctcttgaACCCCTCCTCACTCACATCTTATTTCCAAATCAAAGGGCTGTTGGTCTATATTAGGCCCCAGTTCACAGGGTCAATCCTTTAtaagagggaggaggtcagTACAACCCAGCGCCAGTCTGGCTTGCCGCCGCTAATCTCCTGCTTacagtaagacacacacacacacacacacattcaaaaaaacaaacaaactctctcacacacacacaagcagcttcCAGGGTCGAACCATATCCTGTGGATTATGACAGAATTGTGAATCACATCCTTCCTCCCCGACATGACCTGACACCGATTCAAAGAGGGATAATAAAAGAGTTACGCAACGTCACCACAGCGGCTGGGGCTGAACAACACAGAGAGCGGCAGGTAGTGTTTGTAGCCTGAGGGCCTCttcgtcgtcgtcatcatcatcttcatctgcagcagcagcagcagcttcctgccAGATGACTGGAAGCTAACTACACCCTGTAACTCGGCGATGGCGTCGATGTCGACCCGGTCGTTCTTGTTGCGCAGGTTTTCATCACCGtccttgtgtttgttgttaaGATCCGAGACgccgtcatcatcatcttcctcactTAGTCTTTCCCACATGTTAAAGCAGCATCTGAgtcaagaagaggaagaaggtgagaaaacagatgaagaacTGAGGAATTATTATGCTTTCATCCCTATAAACGTCTAATGAAATGGTTTCTGTAGTTCCCTTcaaggataattctggtttaagTTTTGTAGCTTTGATCATCAGTTCTGTCGGTTATAGTAACGCTGGGATCTGGTACAACAAAGTCTGACAAGGCAAGACACCAgccaggttgtaaacaagccaccAGTTTGtctacacaacaacaaaaatgatccTTTAATGTGACTTATATCCTGTTGACAAGACAGTTTGATGTGGTTAGATGAGCAGAGAGGCTGTTAGAAGTTGTGATGACTTCATTAGTTGGACATTTCAGTTTCACTCATAGAGCAGCATGAGGTCACTGAAGATAAACAAATTTTCCCGGAAGTGACAAAGTACAACTTTCCCAGAC
The sequence above is a segment of the Enoplosus armatus isolate fEnoArm2 chromosome 2, fEnoArm2.hap1, whole genome shotgun sequence genome. Coding sequences within it:
- the ier2b gene encoding immediate early response 2b; the protein is MSATAAMEVNAEARRILAVSISKLYASRTQRGGLRLHRSLLLSMVMRSARDIYHSSRESEGPCGAQATPEEPMDTGSSKGEQTGLPEPQPEPQPALNSAEPPPEEPDSEEEECDSEFTEDKENLSPTRQSRKRRGKASAAPDFLPSKRARLEPGEERYAAPLGSCRAGAGESLSALSLNRVIPAF